In one window of Candidatus Thermoplasmatota archaeon DNA:
- a CDS encoding glycerol dehydrogenase: MPESGVRKMILPAKYVQGEGVLGQLGAHVKQFGERPFVVSGKTSFSKVKARVQASLLTAGIPLVGFDDSVVECTHAKINAISTRAEELDVDVVIGCGGGKAVDTGKAVAEKLHVPSISVPSQCATNADGMADAVIFTEDHKFLEDLYLSRPPVLVLVDTEVVARAPPQFLVQGMGDALACAFEKPAYAATQRAKRANELATSAALEVNLRCFQTLMTHGLQAKKDVESGKITESVEAVVEAIKLQSGFGFGGGGCAAAHAVHNGLTIVSGIARKHGEIVAFGTLVQMVLEKRPMGEIERVMRWCKSVGLPIRLQDLGRLDRSRLPEAAEKACDPNDSMASMPFAVSPRMVLDAIDEVERLASALS; this comes from the coding sequence ATGCCAGAGAGCGGTGTCCGGAAGATGATCCTTCCTGCAAAGTACGTTCAGGGAGAGGGCGTGCTTGGCCAGCTAGGTGCCCATGTCAAGCAGTTCGGGGAGAGGCCATTCGTGGTCAGTGGCAAGACGAGCTTCTCGAAGGTCAAGGCCAGGGTACAGGCGAGCCTTCTGACGGCTGGGATCCCCCTCGTAGGTTTTGATGACAGCGTCGTCGAGTGCACACACGCCAAGATAAACGCGATTTCTACAAGGGCCGAGGAACTCGATGTCGACGTCGTCATCGGTTGCGGAGGCGGAAAGGCCGTTGACACCGGGAAAGCCGTGGCCGAGAAACTTCATGTCCCATCCATCTCGGTGCCGAGCCAGTGCGCCACCAACGCGGATGGCATGGCCGACGCGGTCATATTCACCGAAGACCACAAGTTCCTCGAGGACCTCTATCTGAGCAGGCCGCCTGTGCTCGTCCTGGTGGACACCGAGGTGGTCGCTAGAGCACCCCCGCAGTTCCTTGTCCAGGGCATGGGCGACGCCCTTGCATGCGCCTTCGAGAAGCCTGCATACGCAGCCACCCAGAGGGCGAAGCGCGCGAACGAGCTCGCGACCTCAGCCGCACTCGAGGTCAACCTGCGTTGCTTCCAGACCCTCATGACGCACGGTCTTCAGGCCAAGAAGGACGTTGAGTCCGGGAAGATCACAGAATCCGTTGAGGCCGTCGTCGAGGCGATCAAGCTCCAGAGCGGGTTCGGGTTCGGAGGCGGCGGTTGTGCCGCAGCTCATGCGGTCCACAACGGTCTCACGATCGTTTCAGGAATCGCAAGGAAGCACGGGGAGATAGTCGCCTTCGGCACGCTGGTGCAGATGGTTCTGGAGAAGAGACCGATGGGAGAGATCGAGCGGGTCATGCGCTGGTGCAAGTCCGTCGGACTGCCCATCCGGCTACAGGACCTAGGCAGGCTCGACAGGAGCCGCCTCCCTGAGGCTGCTGAGAAGGCATGCGACCCGAATGATTCGATGGCCAGCATGCCCTTTGCCGTGTCTCCGAGGATGGTCCTTGACGCCATCGATGAGGTGGAGCGATTGGCAAGCGCGTTGTCCTGA
- a CDS encoding TPD domain-containing protein — translation MNQMKYEDYKNIYSQLKTPSDIDYLAQKLGVDRELLLVMYTQRTVRDATRRFYIVKKDMKKIAREWHKGTSMAKIARIINFPPVLLGLMLASEINLPRKQFWKYIREPGCCHDKRLKKELMQIAEEDMIYSPRGAQIQTDRGVWGEKKLQNWLDKRELKYRTEVELRATHTKTPDCLLDKPIQIDGMKIHWIESKASFGDDIELRKNVRRQLKPYTDLFGTGAVVYWFGFVEGIEPPEGVMLLPGTFFDDCKRDHVPSKHY, via the coding sequence GTGAATCAGATGAAGTACGAAGACTACAAGAACATTTATTCTCAGCTGAAGACACCGAGTGACATTGACTATCTCGCGCAGAAGTTGGGAGTCGACCGGGAGCTTCTCCTGGTCATGTACACGCAGAGAACCGTCCGGGACGCGACTAGGAGATTCTACATTGTCAAGAAAGACATGAAGAAGATCGCGAGGGAATGGCACAAGGGCACGTCGATGGCCAAGATCGCGAGGATTATCAACTTCCCTCCGGTCCTGCTTGGGCTCATGCTGGCCTCCGAGATCAACCTGCCGAGGAAGCAGTTCTGGAAGTACATCCGAGAACCGGGATGCTGCCACGACAAGCGCCTGAAAAAGGAGCTGATGCAGATAGCGGAAGAGGACATGATCTACTCACCCAGAGGCGCACAGATACAAACCGATAGGGGCGTCTGGGGAGAGAAGAAGCTCCAGAATTGGCTGGACAAGAGGGAGCTGAAATACAGGACCGAGGTGGAGCTGAGGGCGACCCACACTAAGACTCCCGACTGCCTGCTTGACAAGCCGATCCAGATAGACGGCATGAAGATCCACTGGATCGAGTCCAAGGCGTCTTTCGGGGACGACATCGAGCTCAGGAAGAACGTCCGCAGACAGCTCAAACCGTACACCGACTTGTTCGGCACGGGAGCGGTCGTCTACTGGTTCGGTTTTGTCGAGGGCATCGAGCCTCCGGAGGGGGTCATGCTGCTTCCAGGCACTTTCTTCGACGACTGCAAGCGCGACCACGTGCCAAGCAAACATTATTAA
- the cas4 gene encoding CRISPR-associated protein Cas4, with product MVLGPVKYTSAGDLEKYSYCPLSWLLSVQSDRDTEETRSGIEGHEKIGRSLWKIDATEKTVREAEKLVFWWAIVATVIAIMGLELLPFENSVTMSQVLGVVALIWILAALFFLYKASRSSMDSNIVEYEKIILAFAIVAVLVAVNAVAFLFADIKLAEALEMIAIIWLVGASFYLYRSLRSTEIVEAMRKEFRVSGKIEYIDMDQSKTFRSEKYGLSGRPDYVIRMKEDLIPVEEKTGRTPRGPLFSHILQVAAYCLLIEETTGKAPPYGLLKYPEHEHEIEYNEDLKKVLLQKLDEMRTILETKEAHRNHDRPGKCISCSRRHICPERLA from the coding sequence ATGGTCCTTGGCCCGGTCAAGTACACCTCAGCTGGCGATCTGGAGAAATACAGCTACTGCCCGCTGAGCTGGTTGCTGAGCGTTCAGTCTGACAGGGACACCGAGGAGACGAGGTCGGGCATAGAAGGCCATGAGAAGATCGGCAGGTCCCTCTGGAAGATAGACGCGACAGAGAAGACCGTGCGCGAGGCTGAGAAGCTCGTGTTCTGGTGGGCGATTGTCGCGACCGTCATTGCGATCATGGGCCTCGAGCTACTGCCGTTCGAGAACTCCGTCACGATGAGCCAGGTTCTCGGAGTTGTGGCACTCATATGGATCCTCGCAGCCCTGTTCTTCTTGTACAAAGCATCAAGGTCGTCCATGGACAGCAACATAGTGGAATACGAGAAGATCATCCTCGCATTTGCCATCGTGGCAGTCCTCGTGGCCGTCAATGCCGTTGCATTCCTCTTCGCCGACATCAAGCTCGCGGAAGCCCTTGAGATGATCGCCATCATCTGGCTGGTGGGCGCCTCATTCTACCTCTACAGGTCGCTGAGATCGACCGAGATCGTCGAGGCCATGAGGAAGGAGTTCAGGGTCAGCGGCAAGATAGAGTACATAGACATGGACCAATCAAAGACATTCAGGTCGGAGAAATACGGCCTCTCAGGAAGGCCGGATTATGTCATCAGGATGAAGGAAGACCTCATACCGGTCGAGGAGAAGACAGGTCGCACTCCGAGGGGGCCTCTCTTCTCACACATACTCCAGGTCGCGGCCTATTGTCTTCTGATTGAGGAGACGACCGGCAAAGCTCCGCCCTATGGCCTGCTCAAGTATCCGGAGCACGAGCACGAGATAGAGTACAACGAGGATCTGAAGAAGGTCCTGCTGCAGAAGCTCGACGAGATGCGGACCATCCTGGAAACGAAAGAGGCTCACAGGAACCACGACAGACCGGGCAAGTGCATCTCGTGCTCCAGAAGGCACATATGCCCTGAGAGGCTGGCCTAA
- the glmS gene encoding glutamine--fructose-6-phosphate transaminase (isomerizing) — protein MCGIVGYAGGRDAQPILIDCLKRLEYRGYDSSGIAIVDETLGIFKSKGEIAELESRMPVMKGTLGIAHTRWATQGKPTTENAHPLADCSKKLAVVHNGIISNFMDVRDLLVKAGHIFSSDTDSEVFAHLVESELKDDLVNAVFQALEKIEGTYAFAVVCEGHDGIVATRRESPLVVGIGDGENFLASDVTALLKYTNRMIYLLDGDVVRVTKDSVAIRDSKGNKVEREPQKITWNLEDAEKSGYPHFMLKEIFEQPDAIHDSLLGRIETIEMESFFQGNHFSSVKIVACGTSYHAGLVGKYIIEELAKIPTTVQISSEYRYSSVSRESPLVVLITQSGETADTLGAAREARKRGNKTLAIANVVDSAITREVDHVIYTRAGPEIGVAATKTFVTQLIALYLLAMELGVQNKSLAAQARRSMIGSLRNLPRAVQDVLNQAMLIEALANKYAGARDMFFIGRSINYPVALEGALKTKEISYVHGEGFPAGEMKHGPLALLSKDSPVVAIAIKDHTYDKMLGNISEVSARSSPVIAIGYEGDTELARYADDVIWIREIPPVLSPVPVIVVLQLWAYYIAKARGCPIDKPRNIAKTVTVE, from the coding sequence ATGTGCGGGATCGTTGGTTATGCGGGCGGGCGGGACGCCCAGCCCATACTCATCGACTGTCTGAAGCGACTGGAGTACAGGGGATACGATTCCTCTGGGATCGCGATAGTTGACGAGACACTGGGGATATTCAAGTCGAAGGGCGAGATCGCGGAGCTCGAGTCTCGGATGCCAGTGATGAAGGGTACGCTGGGGATCGCGCACACTCGATGGGCTACTCAGGGGAAGCCGACGACCGAGAACGCCCATCCGTTGGCGGACTGCTCCAAGAAACTGGCGGTCGTCCACAATGGGATCATCAGCAACTTCATGGACGTGCGTGACCTCCTCGTCAAGGCAGGCCACATATTCTCCTCCGATACGGATAGCGAGGTCTTTGCGCATCTGGTGGAATCTGAGCTGAAGGACGACCTCGTGAACGCCGTGTTCCAAGCCTTGGAGAAGATCGAGGGGACATACGCTTTCGCGGTCGTTTGCGAAGGCCATGACGGAATTGTCGCCACGAGGCGCGAGAGCCCGCTTGTCGTCGGCATCGGGGACGGGGAGAACTTCCTAGCAAGCGATGTCACTGCGTTGCTGAAGTATACCAACCGGATGATATACCTCCTGGATGGAGATGTAGTCCGGGTCACGAAGGACTCGGTCGCGATCAGGGATTCCAAAGGCAACAAGGTGGAGCGCGAGCCGCAGAAGATAACTTGGAACCTCGAGGACGCGGAGAAGAGCGGGTACCCGCATTTCATGCTGAAGGAGATATTCGAGCAGCCCGATGCCATCCACGACTCGCTCCTTGGGAGGATCGAAACGATAGAGATGGAGTCGTTCTTTCAGGGGAACCACTTCTCCAGCGTGAAGATCGTTGCTTGCGGCACATCATATCATGCAGGCCTTGTGGGGAAGTACATCATCGAGGAACTGGCCAAGATACCGACGACGGTCCAGATATCCTCCGAGTACAGGTATTCCTCGGTGTCGAGGGAGAGCCCCCTTGTAGTCCTGATAACTCAGAGCGGGGAGACCGCGGACACTCTTGGGGCGGCCAGAGAGGCGAGGAAGCGAGGAAACAAAACGCTGGCCATCGCCAATGTTGTCGATTCGGCTATCACCAGGGAGGTCGACCACGTGATATACACCAGAGCTGGGCCCGAGATCGGTGTCGCTGCGACCAAGACTTTTGTGACGCAGCTGATCGCCTTGTATCTCCTGGCCATGGAGCTCGGAGTTCAGAACAAATCTCTTGCCGCACAGGCTAGGAGGTCGATGATAGGCTCGCTCAGGAACCTGCCGAGGGCGGTCCAGGACGTCCTCAATCAGGCGATGCTGATCGAGGCTTTGGCGAACAAGTACGCCGGCGCGAGGGACATGTTCTTCATAGGCAGGAGCATCAACTATCCAGTCGCGCTCGAGGGCGCTTTGAAGACCAAAGAGATATCATACGTACACGGTGAGGGTTTCCCTGCAGGCGAGATGAAGCACGGCCCCTTGGCACTCTTGTCGAAGGATTCTCCCGTCGTCGCGATAGCCATCAAGGACCACACATACGATAAGATGCTTGGGAACATCAGTGAAGTGTCCGCGCGCAGTAGTCCGGTCATCGCGATAGGGTACGAGGGTGACACCGAACTGGCGCGGTATGCTGATGATGTGATCTGGATCAGGGAGATACCGCCAGTGCTCTCTCCCGTGCCGGTGATAGTGGTGCTCCAGCTGTGGGCCTACTACATCGCGAAGGCCAGAGGATGTCCGATCGACAAGCCCAGGAACATAGCGAAGACAGTGACGGTCGAGTGA
- a CDS encoding NTP transferase domain-containing protein, which produces MKAVVLAAGEGMRLRPLTVSEPKVMIPIANSPILEYVIDSLVKNDVRDIVMVVGYRKERIMSHFEDGKKFGAKMEYVVQEKQLGNGHALLCAKDRLSGEFLVLPGDNVIDRRAVGDLLRAGTGPSALVVESENPSKYGVVTLEKGAIKGVFEKPQEMISNIILTGMYSLSDKIFQFIEQCIAYGEYGLSNAVQASLGLQPVTPVFSDGLWIDAVYPWDLLELNAAALENLSVRTAGKIEPQVVMSGPIGIGEETIIHAGTTIYGPVLIGDGCEIGPNVTIFPSTSIGNSVTIEPFTMVKNSILMSNCNIGAHSYLSHCVLGYGVKSRSHMMAPGAEAYVNIADEFYKVPHIGSIVGEDTNFGTGVAIEPGTIVGAGCKVSSGARIIRNLPNRALVT; this is translated from the coding sequence ATGAAGGCAGTTGTTCTGGCTGCGGGAGAGGGCATGCGGCTCCGGCCCTTGACCGTCTCCGAGCCGAAAGTGATGATCCCGATCGCGAACAGCCCGATACTCGAATACGTCATCGATTCTCTCGTCAAGAACGACGTACGGGACATCGTCATGGTCGTTGGATACCGCAAGGAGCGCATCATGTCCCACTTCGAGGACGGCAAGAAGTTCGGGGCGAAGATGGAGTATGTCGTCCAGGAGAAGCAGCTCGGGAACGGGCACGCGCTGCTCTGTGCCAAGGACCGTCTGTCCGGGGAGTTCTTGGTGCTCCCTGGGGACAACGTCATAGACAGGCGCGCTGTAGGAGACCTCTTAAGAGCGGGGACCGGGCCGAGCGCTCTCGTCGTGGAGAGCGAGAACCCTTCCAAGTACGGCGTGGTCACCCTTGAGAAGGGCGCCATCAAAGGAGTGTTCGAGAAGCCCCAGGAGATGATCTCCAACATCATCTTGACGGGCATGTACTCCCTCAGTGACAAGATCTTCCAGTTCATCGAGCAGTGCATCGCTTATGGAGAGTACGGGCTCAGCAACGCGGTTCAGGCCAGCCTCGGTCTGCAGCCGGTGACGCCCGTGTTCTCAGACGGGTTGTGGATCGACGCGGTCTATCCGTGGGACCTTCTCGAGCTCAACGCCGCGGCGCTCGAGAACCTGTCCGTGAGGACCGCCGGAAAGATAGAGCCCCAGGTGGTCATGTCCGGGCCTATCGGGATAGGCGAGGAGACCATCATCCACGCGGGGACCACCATCTACGGTCCAGTGCTCATCGGAGATGGCTGCGAGATAGGGCCCAATGTGACGATCTTCCCGTCCACGAGCATCGGCAACAGCGTCACCATCGAGCCCTTCACGATGGTGAAGAACAGCATCCTGATGAGCAACTGCAACATCGGGGCCCATTCCTACCTGTCACACTGCGTTCTCGGATACGGTGTGAAGTCTCGGTCCCACATGATGGCTCCAGGCGCTGAGGCGTATGTGAACATCGCGGACGAGTTCTACAAGGTGCCTCACATCGGGTCTATCGTGGGCGAAGACACGAACTTCGGGACGGGGGTGGCCATCGAGCCCGGGACGATCGTTGGTGCTGGATGCAAGGTATCGAGCGGGGCTAGGATCATCCGCAATCTGCCGAACAGGGCTCTAGTCACTTAG
- a CDS encoding PKD domain-containing protein, producing the protein MSSIRGSVTTRHALVALLVTSILLVEMPLIGAEPRSVSFTLEIPATENTPPTIEVPDAFVARITSHNFTITSWDPDAEDIVQYIWDWGDGSPRDVTSTKFAAHTYYLFKVYTLTVFADDQTGLPGHNVSDWGWVIVEQKPPSRPVIVQFGMNISSPVTGQEVMFTGTAVDADGDICSMRFDFGDGTEATVMQTAPNTMVSANHTYSVPGLKAACLYAFDGWVETVSDALSFIVWDASNAFTLNLVTGWNLASIPLVGYGYNASTLGLNAGDTVSLYNSTTRTYKSHIVGFPVNDFAIAPGTGFWINVPSGTRMLTLYGYVPNTTQSIIVIVPYGGGWALIGFLGLKTWHAHDIPGLCNVTITTVAKYNPVTKSYTSWLPVIPNINDFLIEPGHAYWILIPGSGTLTYDP; encoded by the coding sequence ATGTCATCGATTCGAGGTTCGGTCACGACCAGACACGCGTTGGTGGCTTTGCTCGTGACCTCGATATTGCTTGTGGAAATGCCTTTGATTGGCGCGGAACCGCGGTCCGTGTCGTTCACCCTAGAAATCCCTGCCACCGAGAACACACCGCCTACTATAGAAGTGCCTGATGCCTTCGTTGCCAGGATTACGTCGCACAACTTCACTATCACATCGTGGGACCCGGATGCGGAGGACATTGTCCAGTACATATGGGACTGGGGCGATGGCAGCCCGCGTGACGTTACGAGCACCAAGTTCGCGGCTCACACATACTATCTCTTCAAAGTGTACACTCTGACAGTCTTCGCTGACGACCAGACAGGCCTACCCGGCCACAATGTGTCAGACTGGGGTTGGGTCATTGTCGAGCAGAAACCGCCTAGCCGACCGGTCATAGTGCAGTTCGGTATGAACATCTCGAGCCCGGTGACTGGTCAGGAAGTGATGTTCACTGGCACTGCTGTCGACGCGGACGGCGACATATGTAGCATGAGGTTCGACTTCGGTGACGGTACCGAGGCGACGGTGATGCAGACTGCACCCAATACGATGGTATCTGCGAACCACACCTACAGCGTGCCCGGACTAAAGGCTGCTTGCCTGTATGCCTTCGATGGATGGGTAGAGACGGTATCGGATGCGTTGAGCTTCATCGTGTGGGACGCTTCCAACGCTTTCACTCTGAATCTCGTGACGGGCTGGAACTTGGCATCGATACCTCTTGTCGGCTACGGCTACAATGCGAGCACGCTCGGCCTGAACGCTGGTGATACCGTGTCCCTATACAACTCGACGACACGAACGTATAAGAGTCACATCGTCGGCTTTCCGGTGAACGACTTCGCCATCGCTCCCGGCACTGGCTTCTGGATCAACGTGCCAAGTGGGACGAGGATGCTCACTCTCTACGGATACGTCCCGAACACCACGCAGTCTATCATTGTCATCGTCCCGTATGGCGGTGGCTGGGCGCTCATAGGCTTCTTGGGGCTCAAGACGTGGCATGCGCACGACATCCCCGGGTTATGTAACGTGACCATTACGACGGTGGCAAAATACAACCCAGTCACGAAGTCGTATACGAGCTGGCTCCCCGTGATACCGAACATAAACGACTTTTTGATTGAGCCCGGACATGCATACTGGATCCTGATTCCTGGGAGCGGTACGCTGACCTATGACCCGTGA
- a CDS encoding SCP2 sterol-binding domain-containing protein — translation MVETLLRETIDRFNKKTDGDPNLKAELQGVKKIIQVEITDGGQYHFTLENARVGELNKGATQNPDIRIIASSETLHQLRSGELRVMKAYATRRLQVKGSIEDLLRLRKFF, via the coding sequence ATGGTAGAGACGCTGCTCAGAGAGACTATCGACAGGTTCAACAAGAAGACCGACGGCGACCCGAACCTGAAGGCGGAGCTGCAAGGTGTCAAGAAGATCATCCAGGTGGAGATCACAGACGGCGGACAGTATCACTTCACGCTCGAGAACGCCCGCGTCGGAGAACTGAACAAAGGCGCGACGCAGAACCCTGACATCCGCATAATCGCAAGCAGCGAGACGCTGCATCAGCTCAGGAGCGGGGAACTCCGAGTCATGAAAGCCTACGCCACCAGGAGACTCCAGGTCAAGGGTTCCATCGAGGACCTTCTGAGGTTGAGAAAGTTCTTCTGA
- the rnhB gene encoding ribonuclease HII: MICGVDEAGRGPILGPLVVCALAVESDAELVKLGVKDSKRLTPKRREELEPKIRKIARIELREVPAQEIDDRDCSLNKLEAKVFAELIDRISPEIAYIDAADVNEQNFACMVKSSLKCRPKIISEHKADDTYPVVSAASIIAKVTRDSRMREIELEMGQPIGSGYVHDEVTMTFVRNWISDHDCCPPHTRKSWEPAKKLMTMNAVPKLESFE; this comes from the coding sequence ATGATATGCGGCGTCGATGAGGCCGGAAGAGGACCTATCCTGGGACCGCTCGTGGTGTGCGCCCTAGCTGTCGAGTCCGATGCCGAGCTCGTCAAGCTGGGCGTCAAAGACTCCAAGAGACTCACTCCGAAAAGACGCGAGGAGCTCGAGCCCAAGATACGGAAGATCGCTCGAATAGAGTTAAGGGAGGTCCCAGCCCAGGAGATCGACGATAGGGACTGCTCGCTGAACAAGCTCGAGGCAAAGGTGTTCGCGGAGCTCATAGACAGGATCTCCCCCGAGATAGCGTACATCGACGCGGCGGACGTGAACGAGCAAAACTTCGCATGCATGGTCAAGTCATCGCTGAAATGCAGGCCCAAGATAATCTCCGAGCACAAGGCGGACGACACTTACCCGGTTGTGTCAGCAGCTTCGATAATCGCGAAGGTCACCAGGGACTCCCGGATGAGGGAGATTGAGCTTGAGATGGGACAACCGATCGGTTCTGGCTACGTCCATGACGAGGTCACCATGACCTTCGTGAGGAACTGGATCTCTGACCATGACTGCTGTCCACCACATACACGCAAGTCCTGGGAGCCCGCCAAAAAACTAATGACCATGAACGCAGTCCCGAAGCTGGAATCGTTCGAGTGA
- a CDS encoding GTP cyclohydrolase I FolE2 yields the protein MHHAIRSSLKNTKSLDCQSKRIENSFSLTRVGITGVRKPVVVHRDHSDHHLTADIDVFVDLPSTQRGSHMSRNVEVITEMIDESVREKVSSLEGLAARICKELLDRHEYASYAEVSMSADYFLERWPPGGKKSLEPFKLIAKSTARRGNGLLKLIGVQVQGMTACPCAQETVKRILLAEVPGLEKVSADLPFISHNQRNITTLMVEVPEQARVEADDLIRIVEGALSSPTYGILKRSDEANVVLQAHRNPKFVEDVVRDILGKLLEEYPKLDDDVHVTVRSESEESIHKHNAFAERVTTMGELRGK from the coding sequence ATGCACCATGCTATCCGCAGCTCGTTGAAGAATACCAAGTCCCTTGATTGTCAGAGCAAGCGTATCGAGAACAGCTTCAGCCTCACCAGGGTCGGGATAACCGGGGTCAGGAAGCCTGTCGTAGTGCATAGAGACCACAGCGACCACCATCTCACAGCCGACATCGATGTCTTCGTCGACCTGCCGTCCACGCAGAGGGGGTCGCACATGTCCCGGAACGTCGAGGTCATCACGGAGATGATCGACGAGAGCGTCAGGGAGAAGGTTTCGAGCCTCGAAGGACTGGCCGCGAGGATATGCAAGGAGCTGCTGGACAGGCACGAGTACGCGAGCTATGCGGAAGTGAGCATGTCTGCTGACTATTTCCTGGAGAGATGGCCGCCTGGAGGGAAGAAGTCGCTGGAGCCGTTCAAGCTCATCGCCAAGTCCACCGCGAGGCGCGGGAACGGCCTCTTGAAGTTGATCGGTGTGCAGGTCCAAGGGATGACGGCGTGCCCGTGCGCCCAAGAGACCGTGAAGCGCATCTTGCTGGCGGAGGTGCCTGGGCTGGAGAAGGTCTCTGCGGACCTGCCGTTCATATCCCACAATCAGAGAAACATCACAACTCTGATGGTCGAAGTCCCGGAGCAAGCAAGGGTCGAGGCCGACGACCTGATAAGGATCGTTGAGGGCGCGCTCAGCAGCCCGACCTACGGGATCCTGAAGAGGAGCGATGAGGCGAACGTGGTGCTCCAGGCACACAGGAACCCCAAGTTCGTAGAGGATGTGGTGAGGGACATACTAGGCAAGCTGCTGGAGGAATATCCGAAACTCGACGACGATGTCCACGTGACGGTCAGGAGCGAGAGCGAGGAATCCATCCACAAGCACAACGCTTTTGCCGAGAGGGTCACTACCATGGGCGAGCTCAGGGGCAAGTAG
- a CDS encoding phosphoglycolate phosphatase: MPRQGSVKALAVDVDGTLTDDSRRVNLDAVRALREVQDSGVPVMLASGNVLPIAYSLSNYLGFNGPIVAENGGVVSYNQQTLVLGNPEKPRKAYEHLRTKMDVERLFTDKWRETEVGLKSEVSLEGVRDVLKDWDVDVQTTGWAVHIMEKGMNKFVGVKKACGLLGITPKDVAAFGDSDNDEMMIRECGWGIAVGNAFEGTKKAASFVANGLNGAGVVEGLVWLGLIKR, encoded by the coding sequence ATGCCGAGACAGGGTTCTGTCAAGGCGCTCGCAGTGGACGTGGATGGCACGCTGACGGACGATTCGCGACGGGTGAACCTCGATGCGGTACGGGCGCTCAGGGAAGTCCAGGATTCCGGGGTTCCTGTCATGCTCGCGAGCGGGAACGTGCTGCCGATAGCATACTCGCTTTCCAATTACCTCGGATTCAATGGTCCGATCGTCGCCGAGAACGGGGGAGTCGTGAGCTACAACCAGCAGACATTGGTCCTTGGAAACCCAGAGAAGCCCCGCAAGGCGTACGAGCACCTGAGGACGAAGATGGATGTGGAGAGGCTCTTCACTGACAAGTGGAGAGAGACCGAGGTCGGATTGAAGAGCGAAGTGAGCCTTGAGGGTGTCCGGGACGTGCTGAAGGACTGGGATGTGGATGTCCAGACCACTGGTTGGGCGGTCCACATAATGGAGAAGGGCATGAACAAATTCGTTGGCGTCAAGAAGGCCTGTGGACTGCTCGGGATCACGCCCAAGGACGTCGCCGCTTTTGGCGATTCGGACAACGACGAGATGATGATCCGCGAATGCGGATGGGGGATTGCCGTCGGGAATGCGTTCGAGGGGACAAAGAAGGCGGCCTCGTTCGTCGCGAACGGATTGAACGGTGCCGGCGTCGTCGAGGGGCTCGTTTGGCTCGGGCTGATCAAGCGCTAG
- a CDS encoding orotate phosphoribosyltransferase, translating to MSMIGICSLCGRPASNTCPLCGRLVCTQDSNPVTRVCRACAAKEMKPTRMT from the coding sequence ATGTCGATGATAGGTATCTGCAGCTTGTGCGGCCGGCCGGCTTCTAATACATGCCCGCTCTGCGGCCGGCTCGTGTGCACCCAGGACTCCAACCCCGTCACGAGGGTCTGCAGGGCGTGCGCTGCCAAGGAGATGAAGCCGACCAGGATGACCTAG
- a CDS encoding tetratricopeptide repeat protein: MPESFTRLVESMAEIEKDLMHAQEAMANGDFEGAVSKYNKVLKADPECVEAYFGKAEASVGVPKMSPEEVIALYKKAVELDPKNPIFQSSYAAYLIEVGRFNDAEIAYLKAAELDPDNARYYYSEFGVEYILRAPIVMEKFLDDKTKDMILKKGLKYLLKAAGLTEEDAKRLL; the protein is encoded by the coding sequence GTGCCCGAGTCATTCACGAGGTTGGTTGAGTCCATGGCTGAGATCGAGAAGGACCTGATGCATGCGCAAGAGGCGATGGCTAACGGTGACTTCGAAGGCGCCGTTTCAAAGTACAACAAAGTGTTGAAGGCGGACCCAGAGTGCGTTGAAGCATACTTCGGAAAGGCGGAGGCGTCTGTTGGCGTCCCGAAGATGTCCCCAGAGGAAGTAATCGCTCTTTACAAGAAGGCCGTCGAGCTTGACCCGAAGAACCCCATCTTCCAGTCATCGTACGCAGCGTACCTGATAGAGGTCGGCAGGTTCAACGATGCCGAGATCGCATACCTGAAAGCTGCGGAACTTGATCCGGACAACGCTAGATACTACTACTCCGAGTTCGGTGTCGAGTACATTCTGAGAGCTCCGATCGTCATGGAGAAGTTCCTGGACGACAAGACGAAGGATATGATACTCAAGAAAGGCCTGAAGTATCTTCTGAAAGCTGCTGGACTCACAGAGGAAGACGCCAAGAGACTCCTCTGA